CTCTTCTAAAAAAATAATTTAAAATTAGTGTAACTTTTTTTCCCTTCCCTACGTATAACTACCTGAATACTTAAAAAATTGAGGAGATTCTTAGATGAGACAACTTAAAATTACCAAGCAGGTAACGAACCGTGAAACTGCTTCCTTAGACAAATACCTACAAGAAATTGGAAAAGTTGACCTTATTACCGCTGACGAAGAGGTAGAATTAGCACAGAAAATCAAAGCCGGAGATCAAAAAGCCTTGGAGAAATTAACCAAAGCTAACCTTCGTTTTGTCGTTTCTGTAGCGAAACAATACCAGAATCAGGGTTTAACGTTACCCGATTTGATCAATGAAGGAAATTTAGGTTTGATCAAAGCTGCACAGCGTTTTGATGAAACCCGTGGTTTTAAATTCATTTCGTATGCGGTATGGTGGATTCGTCAATCGATTCTTCAGGCTTTGGCCGAACAATCCCGTATTGTACGTCTTCCATTGAACAAAATCGGCTCTATCAATAAGATCAACAAAATGTATGCGTTATTAGAGCAATCTAATGAGCGTCCACCTTCTGCTGAGGAAATTGCAAAAGAGCTTGACATGACCGTGAATGATGTTAAGGAGAGTATGAAAAACTCAGGCCGTCACCTTTCTATGGATGCGCCTTTGGTAGAAGGAGAAGATTCAAACCTCTATGACGTTTTACGTTCCGGGGAATCACCAAATCCTGACCGCGAGCTGATTCATGAATCACTACGTACCGAGATTGAGCGTGCATTGGAAACATTGACACCTCGTGAAGCGGATGTAGTACGCCTGTATTTTGGACTGGGAGACCAGCATCCAATGACACTTGAAGAAATTGGTGAAACTTTTGACCTTACCCGGGAGCGTGTGCGCCAGATTAAGGAAAAGGCGATCCGAAGACTGAAACACACGTCCAGAAGTAAAATCCTAAAAACCTATTTAGGATAAAAATATGTAAGACAACAACAGTTTCTAACTGTTCGTTTTTTGATTGATGATTGAAACTCCGGCTGATTACCGGAGTTTTGTTTTTTACAATCCTTACCGATTCCTGATGAGGGATGAAATATTCGGGGGATTTATAAAAAAATTAGTCCAGAAACTGTTGAAAATAGTACTTTTGCAAAAACAACACACAAACAATGAAAAATACTTTAATTGCTCCTTCTGTTCTTGCAGCCGATTTTGGTAACCTGCAACGCGATCTTGAAATGATCAACAACAGCGAGGCCGACTGGTTCCATATCGACATTATGGATGGCGTATTTGTACCCAATATATCCTACGGTATGCCCGTATTGGAAACCATACAAAAACACGCTAAAAAAACAATTGACGTACACCTGATGATCATTGATCCGGATCGTTACATCAAAACATTTGCTGCCCTGGGCGCCAATGTCCTTAGCGTGCATTATGAAGCCTGTACCCACCTGCACAGAACCCTGCAAGCCATCAGGGCTGAAGGCATGAAAAGTGGCGTGGCCCTTAACCCCCACACGCCTGTCAATGTACTCGAAGACATCATCAACGATGTAGACGTCGTTTGCCTGATGAGTGTTAACCCTGGTTTTGGCGGACAGTCTTTTATTGAAAATACGTATAAAAAAGTACGTCAACTCAAGGAAATCATCACTCGTAACAAGGCAAAAACCCTGATTGAAGTTGATGGTGGAGTGACCGATAAAAACGCAAAAGAATTAGCAGAAGCCGGAGCGGATGTCCTGGTTGCCGGCAGTTATGTTTTTAAAGCCGAAAACCAATTGGAAACCATCGCAGGTTTAAAAAGAATTACCAGCTGGTAATATACTCATCCCGGTTCCTCTGAACCGGGATTTTTTTATTCCATCCGCTTGATCCGGATGCTCAAAACAGTTCACTACACTGCTTTGTATTAAAGTCTTTGCTGCTCCTCAGTCTTCCCTTTATTCTGTTGCCCTTTTAAGGTCTGGTTCCCAAAATTATATTTGAACGCCAACCGGATACTGCGCGTATCGCTATAATCGTAGAAATAATTGTACTGATTGGCATAATTCGTCGTCACCTTTTGCTTCTCTCCCCTATAGAGATCCGACAGGATCATCGAGAACTCTCCTTTTCCTTTCAACACCACTTTGCGCAGGCTCGCACCAAGGCTTGACGTACTGCTTATGGTAAAGGTGCCCTGTACTGCCGGGGAAGCATAGTAGAAGTTTACCTCAGCCGTAAGGCCTGCCGCTTTATTCAGTGTGAACCGGTTGTTGACACTCCCGTTATAAGTCCATCGCGCATTGGTATACAATCCGCCATCAATACCCTGGAACTGGTCTTTCTGATAGCTAACGCTTCCCTGGATTCCCGAATCCCACCAGGCAAACAATTCCAGATTCGTATTAAAATCCAATCCGTAGGCGCTATTTTTATCAATGTTAGTATAATGATAGACGACAGTATTGGTCGCATAATCCTGGTATGAAATTTCCATGGATGGATTTTTTTCATTCCGGTAATAGAGGTCAAAATTGTACTTACTCTTAAGCGTGTACAGCATACTGATGTTGTGGATTATCGCCGGTTGTAATTTCGGATCCCCGGTAAAGTAGGAATAAGAATTATAATAGGACCGGAAGGGGTTCAGCCAGCTGTATTGTGGCCTGCTGATCCTTTTTCCGTAGGAAATCCCTAAATCATTGCCTTCGGATATCTTATACATACCATACAATGTTGGGAACAATTTAAAATAATGCTGGGTATTGGTTTCATTATTGGTTTCCGAATTACCTTCCAATTGGGTGTATTCACCGCGAAGGCCGGCTTTAAAACTCCACTTACCCCATTCGCGGCTGTAACTTCCATAACCGGCAAAAATAGATTCATCATATAAAAAACGGTTCGTCCGTTGCGGATTCAGGACTAATGCCCCATCGATATCATCCCGGTAGTCCAGGCTGCTATTCGCTTTGACAGTTCCAAATTTTACTCCAGCCTCGAAGATCCCTTCCTTTTCCCGACTGTAGTCTGCCTGCACCGAAAACAACCTTATTTTATTGGTATTGTCACTTAGGAAACGCGTCGTACGGTAAGGCGCGCTATCGGGTAATGAAAAATCGGAACGGATGTCCTGGTTTTCACTGCGGTTGTAACGGGTATAATCGGAGTTGATGTTTATTTTTTCCTTTGGTGCGAACACATGCTCGTAAGAGGCATTAAAAGAATTGTTGCGCTGGGGATTATACCGGCTGTTGCGGGTAACAAACATGGAGTCTATTTGCTGGCTGCCATTGTAAATTACCGTAGGGACATTGTAATTCCCGTGATTATTCTGGCTTACGAATCCATTTCCGCCCAGGCTCACCGTATTCAGGCTGTCAATCTCATAGGTAAGATTGAGCCGGTAATTGTTTTGTGCCAGGGCTTTGTTTTTACGGTTCATAATACTTTTCCACTCGGAATCCGGCTGCCCTTCGGCATTCAGGTAATAGACCACATCTTCCCCCTGGCGGTAATAGGTACCACTACCAAAACTGTAATTCCCGGAAACGGATAACTTCTCCCCTTTGTAATAGTGGCTGGTAGCCACAATGCCTTTAGGATACATGGACTGTACATAGGCGGCACTGGCGGTTCCTTTATACCCCCGCATATTGTTTTTCTTCATTTTGATATTCAGGACTGCACTACCCTGCGCTTCATATTTTGCAGGCGGATTGGTAATCACTTCTACGGACTGTATGTCTTCCCCACTCGTGTTTTCCAGGAACTGCTTCAGTTCTTCTCCGCTCAGGTATACTTTTTTATCATTGATCGTTACCAGTATGCTCGTACTCCCCCGGACAGCAATAGCCCCAGTGCCTCCCGCTATAACTCCCGGGGTTTTCTTTAGGATCTCCCAGGCATTGCTGGACGAAAGGATACTATTGGCAACCGTAAATTCAAGGCGGTCGATTTTGCGCTTTACGATAGGCCGTTTGGAATTGATCTCTACGTTATCCAGCATTTCTGCCTGTTGTTTGAGTACAATCACCGGTAATACGAGGGATTGCTGTAAGTCAATTTGTTCATAATAATCATCATAACCGATCGTAGTCACACGCAACAGGTAGGCTCCGGCAGGAATTTCGTCCAGGACGAATGTACCCTCTTCGGTAGCGGTAACCACTTTTACCACCAGGGAATCAGAAGGCTGCAATAAGGCAACTTCGGTAAAGGCTACAGGCTTTTTTGCCGTATCGGCTATCTTTCCCGAAAGGGTTACTTGTTGCCCAAAAACAGCAACGGGAAAGAGTACTAAAAAAAGGATATATTTATTCATGGTTAGGGTTTTGTTGGGAACAAATTTCCATAAAGCCTTTGTACCTGCGGGTTAATGATGGGTTAATGATGGGTTAAACCCAAATGAAACAAGGACAGCAGTCTTCCTTACAAAATAACAGTCGATGGAAATTTCGTGTAAAATCAGCCTTTCGCAAAGTGTACCCCGATCCTATTCGGTTAACGGAGGGTTAATCCTTTTTTATTTCACGCTCAGTATTCTGGAATCTGTTAGCTTTGTCACTGCTAGTATTCCTTAGCCTATTCCGGCAACTGTAGGGTTGTCCAAAAACAAAAACAATGAAGAAGAAAATTTTAGCCTTAAGCATCGGATGCATTATCACTGTAGCGGCACTGGCCACTATACAGGGGTACTTTATCTATAATACCTATAAGCTAAAAGAAAAAGAAGCCAATACTGTCGTCAAAGAACAGCTGCAGGAATTGGAGAACACGGAAGAATGGGATTCTATCCTGGAGATTTCCGAATCGGCTTCAGAGCGTTTTATAGAAGCCTATAAGAAAAATAAGACTACCAAAGCAGATTATATACGCCTGATTGAAAAGAATCGGGATACGTTATCCCAACTCATGGCAGCCTATATCGAAAAGAATAAAACCGAAAAGAAATATGCAATAGATTATTCTATCTATATGGTTTCGGCCACTGTACGGCAGGATGGAAAAATGGACACCCTCCTGAACGGAAAAGTATTGCTGCTGGGCGGCGCGGGAAAGGAAAAAGATGAAATCTATTCCGGTCAAGGCCGGTGGGAAACGGCTTTTACAACTCGTGACGATACGCTCAAGGGTATAAAAAAACATTATAATATTGAAATAAAAACCAAACGCTATTACAGTATTGAAGACTGGGAGAAAAAGATCATCAACCAAATGGCAGGATTGCTTGTCTTTTCGATAGTGTTGGTACTCATTGTCATTTGCCTGTTCTATATGTCGATTAAAAGCCTGATTTCCCAGAAGAAAATTGCCGACATCAAAACGGACTTCATCAATAACATCACCCATGAATTCCAGACACCACTGGCTACCATGGATATTGCGATAAAAACAGTAACCCGAAAAAAGAGCGAAATGTCCAAAACCGATTTTGAGCATACGCTTTCACTGATCGAGCGCCAGAATGAACGCCTCCAGAAGTTGTTCCGCCAGGTAGCAGAGGTATCGGTAACCCGAACCCCATCGGCAACAGCAGAGAGCCTCATTACAGATGAAAACAGCCTAAAACAGATTATCGAGGACTTTCAGTTTTCCCGTCCCGATATCCAGATTAACTATACTCCTGTTCCCCCTGTACCGGAACTTCCTATTGAGTTATTCCACCTGAGCACGATGGTGATCAACCTGCTGGACAATGCGGTAAAATATGGGGCTACACAAATTAATGTTGGTATCCATACGTCCGGTCCTGCTTTTCACATTACGGTACAGGATAATGGGATTGGCATTAACAAAAAGGAGCAATCGGCTATATTTGATAAATTCTACCGGGTCGAAAAAGGAAACATCCACATGACGAAAGGCCTCGGGCTGGGCTTATTTTACATCCACCAGATTGCCACTTCCTACCACGGAACGGTCACTGTAAGCAGTGAAGAAAGCAAAGGTGCTTTATTTACCCTCTCAATCCCATTACCATGAAACACATACTTTTAGCCGAAGATGATTTTGACTATGCCTCTGTACTGAAGCAATACCTCCAGATCTCGGGATTCCAGGTAAGCTGGGCGAAGGATGGACGCGAAGCGCTTTCGATGTTTGGCACTGCCCATCCGGATATTTGCGTCTTTGATGTGATGATGCCCCATTTGGATGGTTTTACCCTGGCGGAGAAGATCATTGCCGAAAATCCGGATACGCCTATCATTTTCCTAACCGCCAAAGGGATGAAGGAAGACAAGATAAAAGGGCTAAAGCTGGGTGCCGATGATTATGTGGTCAAGCCTTTTGAAGTCGACGAGCTGATTTTACGGATTACGAATATCCTGAAACGCAGCCAGAAGACTACTCCTGTGAAGGATATCGAAAGCCCGATGCCCATTGGCAGTTATCTGTTCAATCCGGCCAATCACACGCTCGTACACGAAAAAATAACCCACCGGATTACAGACAAAGAAGTGCAATTGATCCGATACCTGTATGCCAATAAAAATCAACTGGTAAAACGGGATGAGATCCTGCGCGAAATATGGGGCAGCGATGATTTCTTTTCCGGACGCAGCATGGATGTTTTTATCAGCCGCTTGCGGAAATATTTTAATGAAGACCCTACGATTTCCATTCCCAGTGTCAGGGGGATTGGTTTTGAATTTAATATTAATCACTAAATACAGTGTATCATGAGATTTTTTATCCTCCTTACTTTTTTGGTATTCAGTATGCTGGTGAGTGCGCAGTATAAAACACCCAATACGCCCACCCCACCTACACCGCCGAATGTAACTGGTGTAACGATGCCTCCCCCATCCAGTGCGGATGGTGCCGCATCGGGAAGGACGACTTCCACCACCAGGACTTCGTCCTCTTCTTCTTCGCACGTTAGCACCAGCCGTAGCCGTAGTTCAAGAAGTACGATTTCTGTCCATGAATCGGATTTGTCCTATAGCCTGAAAGCGGAATTTGATTCCAACAAATGGCATGAACTGCAGGAATTCCTGACAGATACTATGGACAATACCTACAAAATAGAATCGAACAAGAGCCTGCAATGGTGGAAAAAAGGGAATGGGGATAGTGTTGCCTACAGTTTCCTGCTTACTACCAATTCGCTTAAGATCACTATCGATAAAAAATTAAATTCGAAAGCGGCAACAGAACGCTTAGTCGAAGTCGCCGAAACCCTTTCCAATACTATTTCATCCCACTAATACAGAACAATATTCCCTGTACATAATCCATATACCTTACCTGTAATTTTGCCCCGCGTGAGGGATGGCAGCAAGCTGCCCCGCAGCGCGAAC
The Flavobacterium kingsejongi genome window above contains:
- a CDS encoding sigma-70 family RNA polymerase sigma factor, with amino-acid sequence MRQLKITKQVTNRETASLDKYLQEIGKVDLITADEEVELAQKIKAGDQKALEKLTKANLRFVVSVAKQYQNQGLTLPDLINEGNLGLIKAAQRFDETRGFKFISYAVWWIRQSILQALAEQSRIVRLPLNKIGSINKINKMYALLEQSNERPPSAEEIAKELDMTVNDVKESMKNSGRHLSMDAPLVEGEDSNLYDVLRSGESPNPDRELIHESLRTEIERALETLTPREADVVRLYFGLGDQHPMTLEEIGETFDLTRERVRQIKEKAIRRLKHTSRSKILKTYLG
- a CDS encoding response regulator transcription factor — protein: MKHILLAEDDFDYASVLKQYLQISGFQVSWAKDGREALSMFGTAHPDICVFDVMMPHLDGFTLAEKIIAENPDTPIIFLTAKGMKEDKIKGLKLGADDYVVKPFEVDELILRITNILKRSQKTTPVKDIESPMPIGSYLFNPANHTLVHEKITHRITDKEVQLIRYLYANKNQLVKRDEILREIWGSDDFFSGRSMDVFISRLRKYFNEDPTISIPSVRGIGFEFNINH
- a CDS encoding sensor histidine kinase — encoded protein: MKKKILALSIGCIITVAALATIQGYFIYNTYKLKEKEANTVVKEQLQELENTEEWDSILEISESASERFIEAYKKNKTTKADYIRLIEKNRDTLSQLMAAYIEKNKTEKKYAIDYSIYMVSATVRQDGKMDTLLNGKVLLLGGAGKEKDEIYSGQGRWETAFTTRDDTLKGIKKHYNIEIKTKRYYSIEDWEKKIINQMAGLLVFSIVLVLIVICLFYMSIKSLISQKKIADIKTDFINNITHEFQTPLATMDIAIKTVTRKKSEMSKTDFEHTLSLIERQNERLQKLFRQVAEVSVTRTPSATAESLITDENSLKQIIEDFQFSRPDIQINYTPVPPVPELPIELFHLSTMVINLLDNAVKYGATQINVGIHTSGPAFHITVQDNGIGINKKEQSAIFDKFYRVEKGNIHMTKGLGLGLFYIHQIATSYHGTVTVSSEESKGALFTLSIPLP
- a CDS encoding TonB-dependent receptor, with product MNKYILFLVLFPVAVFGQQVTLSGKIADTAKKPVAFTEVALLQPSDSLVVKVVTATEEGTFVLDEIPAGAYLLRVTTIGYDDYYEQIDLQQSLVLPVIVLKQQAEMLDNVEINSKRPIVKRKIDRLEFTVANSILSSSNAWEILKKTPGVIAGGTGAIAVRGSTSILVTINDKKVYLSGEELKQFLENTSGEDIQSVEVITNPPAKYEAQGSAVLNIKMKKNNMRGYKGTASAAYVQSMYPKGIVATSHYYKGEKLSVSGNYSFGSGTYYRQGEDVVYYLNAEGQPDSEWKSIMNRKNKALAQNNYRLNLTYEIDSLNTVSLGGNGFVSQNNHGNYNVPTVIYNGSQQIDSMFVTRNSRYNPQRNNSFNASYEHVFAPKEKININSDYTRYNRSENQDIRSDFSLPDSAPYRTTRFLSDNTNKIRLFSVQADYSREKEGIFEAGVKFGTVKANSSLDYRDDIDGALVLNPQRTNRFLYDESIFAGYGSYSREWGKWSFKAGLRGEYTQLEGNSETNNETNTQHYFKLFPTLYGMYKISEGNDLGISYGKRISRPQYSWLNPFRSYYNSYSYFTGDPKLQPAIIHNISMLYTLKSKYNFDLYYRNEKNPSMEISYQDYATNTVVYHYTNIDKNSAYGLDFNTNLELFAWWDSGIQGSVSYQKDQFQGIDGGLYTNARWTYNGSVNNRFTLNKAAGLTAEVNFYYASPAVQGTFTISSTSSLGASLRKVVLKGKGEFSMILSDLYRGEKQKVTTNYANQYNYFYDYSDTRSIRLAFKYNFGNQTLKGQQNKGKTEEQQRL
- the rpe gene encoding ribulose-phosphate 3-epimerase codes for the protein MKNTLIAPSVLAADFGNLQRDLEMINNSEADWFHIDIMDGVFVPNISYGMPVLETIQKHAKKTIDVHLMIIDPDRYIKTFAALGANVLSVHYEACTHLHRTLQAIRAEGMKSGVALNPHTPVNVLEDIINDVDVVCLMSVNPGFGGQSFIENTYKKVRQLKEIITRNKAKTLIEVDGGVTDKNAKELAEAGADVLVAGSYVFKAENQLETIAGLKRITSW